From a region of the Equus przewalskii isolate Varuska chromosome 2, EquPr2, whole genome shotgun sequence genome:
- the ZMYM6 gene encoding zinc finger MYM-type protein 6 isoform X1, translating into MKEPLDGECGKAMAPQQGLLDKIKEEPDNAQEYGHAPMPKTQESELKITAVFSVNDSPLAQQLTPGFQFSVASPGPNILLPSVPAVAIQVFCSGCKKMLYRGQTAYHKTGSTQLFCSTRCITGYSSSACPAPPPKKTCTNCSKDILNPKDVITTQFESSSPSKDFCSQSCLSSYELKKKPVVTIYTNSVSTKCSMCQKNADIRFEVKYQNVVHGLCSDACFSKFHSTNNLTMNCCENCGSYCYSSCGPCQSQKVFSSTSVIAYKQNSAQTPPYALGKSLRPSAEMIETTNDSGKTELFCSINCLSAYRVKTVISSGVQVLCHSCKTSAIPQYHLAMSSGAIYSFCSSSCVVAFQNVFNKPKRTNPSVVPMSQGRVVVSPPSGSAVPAGGGGASVLSGSTAAGLQRLAAQPQQAALTHSVKLRCQHCNYLFATKPDLLFYKGKMFLFCGKTCSADYKKKNKVMAMCDYCKLQKIIKETVRFSGVDKPFCSEVCKFLSARDFGERWGNYCKMCSYCSQTSPNLVENRLEGKLEEFCCEDCMSKFTVLFYQMAKCDGCKRQGKLSESIKWQGNVKYFCNLFCVLEFCHRQITNDRLPQNKVIISKAPSASMELSSAQTNTTPVITSVVSLAKISPAQPTGNTNSAVEGAVTKEAVKIIEDGSTQTDALKLLSSQSSMLLKNKALMCKPVTQTKATSCKPHTQHKKCQTDLPIPNEKNDTELDSPPAKRKRIGFFQTCDVEYLKVGFIICPGSKESLPRPQCVICGEILSTENMKPANLSHHLKTKHSELENKPVDFFEQKSLEMACRNSSLKKCLLVEKSLVKASYLIALQVAASKKPFSIAEELIKPYLVEMCSEVLGSSAGDKMKTIPLSNNTIGHRIDELSADIEDQLIQKVRDSKWFALQIDESSEISSITLLLCYIRFIDYDCSDIKEELLCCLEMPSQITGFEIFELINNYIDSKSLSWKHCVGLCTDGAASMTGRCSGLRAKVQEVATNTVAFTHCFIHREHLAAEKLSPCLHEILLQSAQILSFIKSNALNSRMLTILCEEMGPEHVNLPLPAEVRWISRGRILTRLFELRHEIEIFLNQKHSDLARYFLDEEWVAKLAYLSDIFSLINELNLSLQGTMTTLFNLYNKIDVFKEKLKMWLKRTQENDYDMFPSFSEFSNSSGLNMRSTASIIFKHLEGLSQVFNDCYPPEADLRSGNSWILNPFMNHQNSNLTDFEEEKLAQLSSDLGSQSVFKSMSVTQFWINAKTSYPELHEKSMKFLLPFSTVYLCDATFSALTESKQRNLLVSGPALRLAVTSLIPRIEKLVKEKE; encoded by the exons gaaTATGGACATGCCCCAATGCCAAAAACTCAAGAAAGTGAACTGAAAATTACTGCTGTGTTTTCAGTGAATGACAGTCCTCTTG cccAGCAGTTGACCCCAGGCTTTCAGTTTTCTGTTGCATCACCTGGCCCAAATATATTGCTTCCTTCAGTTCCAGCTGTAgctattcaggttttctgttcTGGCTGTAAAAAAATGCTCTATAGGGGGCAAACTGCTTATCATAAGACGGGATCTACTCAGCTCTTCTGCTCCACGCGGTGTATCACGGGATATTCCTCATCggcctgcccagcccctcctcccaagAAAACCTGCACAAACTGCTCCAA AGACATTTTAAATCCAAAGGATGTGATCACAACACAATTTGAAAGTTCCTCTCCTAGCAAAGATTTCTGCAGCCAATCATGCCTTTCTTCTTACGAGCTAAAGAAAAAACCTGTTGTGACCATATATACCAATAGCGTCTCAACTAagtgtagtatgtgtcagaagaATGCTGAC ATTCGATTTGAAGTTAAATATCAAAATGTGGTACATGGTCTTTGTAGCGATGCCTGCTTCTCAAAATTTCACTCTACCAACAACCTCACCATGAACTGCTGTGAGAACTGTGGGAGCTATTGCTATAGTAGCTGTGGTCCTTGCCAGTCCCAGAAGGTTTTTAGTTCGACCAGTGTCATAGCATATAAGCAG aATTCAGCCCAAACTCCTCCATATGCCTTGGGGAAGTCATTGAGGCCCTCAGCTGAAATGATTGAGACTACGAATGACTCAGGAAAAACAGAACTTTTCTGCTCGATTAATTGCTTATCTGCTTACAGAGTTAAGACAGTTATTTCTTCAG GTGTCCAGGTTTTGTGTCACAGTTGTAAAACCTCAGCAATTCCTCAGTATCACCTAGCCATGTCCAGTGGAGCTATATACAGCTTCTGCAGCTCCAGCTGTGTGGTGGCTTTCCAG AATGTATTCAACAAGCCGAAAAGAACAAACCCTTCAGTGGTGCCCATGTCTCAGGGCCGAGTGGTTGTAAGTCCGCCCTCCGGGTCAGCCGTgcctgcaggaggagggggcgCCTCTGTCCTCAGCGGCTCCACTGCAGCTGGTCTCCAGCGTCTTGCTGCCCAACCCCAGCAAGCTGCTTTAACCCATTCAGTTAAACTCAGGTGTCAGCACTGTAACTATCTGTTTGCCACAAAACCAGATCTTCTTTTCTACAAG ggtaaaatgtttctgttttgtgGCAAGACTTGCTCTGctgattacaaaaagaaaaataaagttatggcGATGTGTGACTACTGTAAACTGCAGAAAATTATCAAGGAGACTGTACGATTTTCAGGGGTGGATAAGCCATTCTGTAGTGAAG TTTGCAAATTCCTCTCTGCCCGGGACTTTGGCGAACGGTGGGGCAACTACTGTAAGATGTGCAGTTATTGCTCACAGACGTCTCCTAATTTGGTGGAAAATCGACTGGAGGGCAAGTTAGAGGAGTTTTGCTGTGAAGACTGCATGTCCAAATTTACGGTTCTGTTTTATCAG ATGGCCAAATGTGATGGTTGTAAACGACAGGGTAAGCTAAGTGAGTCCATAAAATGGCAAGGAAATGTCAAATATTTCTGTAACCTATTTTGTGTCTTGGAGTTTTGTCACCGGCAAATTACAAATGACCGTCTTCCacaaaataaag tAATTATTTCTAAGGCGCCATCTGCTTCAATGGAGCTCTCTTCTGCACAGACAAATACAACACCAGTGATAACCAGTGTGGTGTCATTGGCAAAAATCTCTCCTGCCCAGCCCACAGGGAACACTAACAGTGCTGTAGAAG GTGCAGTTACGAAAGAGGCAGTAAAGATCATTGAAGAT GGAAGTACACAGACTGATGCCCTGAAACTTCTATCTTCCCAGTCTTCCATGCTTTTAAAGAACAAAGCATTGATGTGCAAGCCCGTCACACAGACCAAGGCCACTTCTTGCAAACCACATACACAACACAAGAAGTGTCAGACAG ATTTACCTAtaccaaatgagaaaaatgacacGGAACTTGATTCTCCACCtgccaagagaaaaagaataggtTTTTTCCAGACTTGTGATGTGGAATATTTAAAAGTTGGTTTTATTATCTGTCCGGGATCCAAAGAAAGTTTGCCAAGGCCACAGTGTGTCATTTGTGGAGAAATCTTATCCACTGAAAACATGAAGCCAGCAAATCTTTCTCATCATTTGAAGACAAAACAttcagaattagaaaacaaaccaGTAGATTTTTTTGAGCAAAAATCTCTTGAAATGGCATGTCGAAacagttctttaaaaaagtgtttacTAGTTGAAAAGTCACTTGTGAAAGCTTCTTATTTAATTGCTCTCCAAGTTGCTGCCAGCAAGAAGCCGTTTTCCATCGCTGAAGAATTAATTAAACCGTATTTAGTAGAAATGTGTTCAGAGGTTTTGGGTTCCAGTGCAggagacaaaatgaaaaccattccTCTTTCTAATAATACGATCGGACACAGGATCGATGAACTGTCTGCAGACATTGAAGATCAGCTGATTCAAAAGGTCAGAGACTCCAAGTGGTTTGCCCTGCAGATAGATGAGTCTTCAGAAATCTCCAGTATCACCCTTCTTTTGTGCTATATTCGTTTCATTGACTATGATTGTAGTGATATAAAAGAAGAATTATTATGTTGCCTTGAGATGCCTTCTCAAATAACtggttttgaaatatttgaactAATAAATAACTATATTGATAGTAAATCTCTGAGTTGGAAACACTGTGTGGGTCTCTGTACAGATGGGGCTGCAagcatgactggcaggtgttcTGGTTTAAGGGCAAAGGTTCAAGAAGTTGCCACGAATACAGTGGCATTTACACATTGTTTTATTCACCGCGAACATTTAGCAGCAGAAAAGTTGTCTCCATGTTTACATGAAATTCTTTTGCAGTCAGCACAAATTTTAAGTTTCATAAAGAGCAATGCGTTGAATTCACGAATGTTAACAATTTTGTGCGAAGAGATGGGACCTGAGCATGTGAATTTACCACTTCCTGCCGAAGTACGTTGGATATCTAGAGGGAGAATTTTAACAAGATTATTTGAATTACGGCATGAAATTGAAATCTTTTTAAACCAAAAGCATTCAGATTTGGCCAGGTATTTTCTTGATGAGGAATGGGTTGCAAAGCTGGCCTATTTGTCAGatattttttcacttataaatgaactaaatttaAGTCTCCAAGGAACTATGACTACCCTCTTCAATTTGTATAATAAAATCGATGTAtttaaggaaaagttaaaaatgtgGTTGAAGCGCACACAAGAGAATGATTATGACATGTTCCCTTCATTTTCTGAATTCTCAAACTCATCAGGCTTAAACATGAGAAGTACTGCAAGCATTATTTTTAAGCACCTGGAAGGGCTTTCTCAAGTGTTCAATGACTGTTACCCACCAGAAGCAGACTTGCGTTCAGGAAATTCGTGGATACTTAATCCTTTTATGAATCACCAAAATAGTAACCTCACGGACTTCGAAGAAGAAAAACTAGCACAGTTGTCTTCAGATTTGGGATCACAATCAGTATTTAAATCAATGTCTGTAACTCAGTTTTGGATCAATGCAAAGACAAGTTACCCAGAACTCCAtgaaaagtcaatgaaatttttattgcctttttcaaCTGTTTATTTATGCGATGCGACATTTTCAGCTTTGACTGAGTCAAAGCAGAGAAACCTGTTAGTTTCTGGCCCTGCCCTAAGACTTGCAGTCACATCTTTAATTCCAAGGATAGAAAAACtagtaaaggagaaagaatag
- the ZMYM6 gene encoding zinc finger MYM-type protein 6 isoform X2, with the protein MKEPLDGECGKAMAPQQGLLDKIKEEPDNAQEYGHAPMPKTQESELKITAVFSVNDSPLAQQLTPGFQFSVASPGPNILLPSVPAVAIQVFCSGCKKMLYRGQTAYHKTGSTQLFCSTRCITGYSSSACPAPPPKKTCTNCSKDILNPKDVITTQFESSSPSKDFCSQSCLSSYELKKKPVVTIYTNSVSTKCSMCQKNADIRFEVKYQNVVHGLCSDACFSKFHSTNNLTMNCCENCGSYCYSSCGPCQSQKVFSSTSVIAYKQNSAQTPPYALGKSLRPSAEMIETTNDSGKTELFCSINCLSAYRVKTVISSGVQVLCHSCKTSAIPQYHLAMSSGAIYSFCSSSCVVAFQNVFNKPKRTNPSVVPMSQGRVVVSPPSGSAVPAGGGGASVLSGSTAAGLQRLAAQPQQAALTHSVKLRCQHCNYLFATKPDLLFYKGKMFLFCGKTCSADYKKKNKVMAMCDYCKLQKIIKETVRFSGVDKPFCSEVCKFLSARDFGERWGNYCKMCSYCSQTSPNLVENRLEGKLEEFCCEDCMSKFTVLFYQMAKCDGCKRQGKLSESIKWQGNVKYFCNLFCVLEFCHRQITNDRLPQNKVIISKAPSASMELSSAQTNTTPVITSVVSLAKISPAQPTGNTNSAVEGAVTKEAVKIIEDESAPCRILEDNDRKNQKRH; encoded by the exons gaaTATGGACATGCCCCAATGCCAAAAACTCAAGAAAGTGAACTGAAAATTACTGCTGTGTTTTCAGTGAATGACAGTCCTCTTG cccAGCAGTTGACCCCAGGCTTTCAGTTTTCTGTTGCATCACCTGGCCCAAATATATTGCTTCCTTCAGTTCCAGCTGTAgctattcaggttttctgttcTGGCTGTAAAAAAATGCTCTATAGGGGGCAAACTGCTTATCATAAGACGGGATCTACTCAGCTCTTCTGCTCCACGCGGTGTATCACGGGATATTCCTCATCggcctgcccagcccctcctcccaagAAAACCTGCACAAACTGCTCCAA AGACATTTTAAATCCAAAGGATGTGATCACAACACAATTTGAAAGTTCCTCTCCTAGCAAAGATTTCTGCAGCCAATCATGCCTTTCTTCTTACGAGCTAAAGAAAAAACCTGTTGTGACCATATATACCAATAGCGTCTCAACTAagtgtagtatgtgtcagaagaATGCTGAC ATTCGATTTGAAGTTAAATATCAAAATGTGGTACATGGTCTTTGTAGCGATGCCTGCTTCTCAAAATTTCACTCTACCAACAACCTCACCATGAACTGCTGTGAGAACTGTGGGAGCTATTGCTATAGTAGCTGTGGTCCTTGCCAGTCCCAGAAGGTTTTTAGTTCGACCAGTGTCATAGCATATAAGCAG aATTCAGCCCAAACTCCTCCATATGCCTTGGGGAAGTCATTGAGGCCCTCAGCTGAAATGATTGAGACTACGAATGACTCAGGAAAAACAGAACTTTTCTGCTCGATTAATTGCTTATCTGCTTACAGAGTTAAGACAGTTATTTCTTCAG GTGTCCAGGTTTTGTGTCACAGTTGTAAAACCTCAGCAATTCCTCAGTATCACCTAGCCATGTCCAGTGGAGCTATATACAGCTTCTGCAGCTCCAGCTGTGTGGTGGCTTTCCAG AATGTATTCAACAAGCCGAAAAGAACAAACCCTTCAGTGGTGCCCATGTCTCAGGGCCGAGTGGTTGTAAGTCCGCCCTCCGGGTCAGCCGTgcctgcaggaggagggggcgCCTCTGTCCTCAGCGGCTCCACTGCAGCTGGTCTCCAGCGTCTTGCTGCCCAACCCCAGCAAGCTGCTTTAACCCATTCAGTTAAACTCAGGTGTCAGCACTGTAACTATCTGTTTGCCACAAAACCAGATCTTCTTTTCTACAAG ggtaaaatgtttctgttttgtgGCAAGACTTGCTCTGctgattacaaaaagaaaaataaagttatggcGATGTGTGACTACTGTAAACTGCAGAAAATTATCAAGGAGACTGTACGATTTTCAGGGGTGGATAAGCCATTCTGTAGTGAAG TTTGCAAATTCCTCTCTGCCCGGGACTTTGGCGAACGGTGGGGCAACTACTGTAAGATGTGCAGTTATTGCTCACAGACGTCTCCTAATTTGGTGGAAAATCGACTGGAGGGCAAGTTAGAGGAGTTTTGCTGTGAAGACTGCATGTCCAAATTTACGGTTCTGTTTTATCAG ATGGCCAAATGTGATGGTTGTAAACGACAGGGTAAGCTAAGTGAGTCCATAAAATGGCAAGGAAATGTCAAATATTTCTGTAACCTATTTTGTGTCTTGGAGTTTTGTCACCGGCAAATTACAAATGACCGTCTTCCacaaaataaag tAATTATTTCTAAGGCGCCATCTGCTTCAATGGAGCTCTCTTCTGCACAGACAAATACAACACCAGTGATAACCAGTGTGGTGTCATTGGCAAAAATCTCTCCTGCCCAGCCCACAGGGAACACTAACAGTGCTGTAGAAG GTGCAGTTACGAAAGAGGCAGTAAAGATCATTGAAGAT GAGAGTGCACCCTGCAGAATATTAGAAGATAATGATCGGAAAAACCAAAAGCGGCATTAA
- the TMEM35B gene encoding transmembrane protein 35B isoform X2: MGTPRPKAGSSRNRDRREATAPEGASGPGRGGGSGSDGGGAGLRGRLARGGRARVRRARAAMALPLAALRVLLGGFFALTGAAKLSEQLSPPTSERMPDPESYQAAVGWLELLAGLLLVLGPPVLQDISNLLLTLLMMGALFTLVSLKESLNTCIPAIVCLGLLLLLDICQALVQTKQVVRATRKTPGAFKEPWE; the protein is encoded by the exons atggggaCGCCCCGCCCCAAGGCCGGCTCCTCCCGTAACCGGGACAGGAGGGAGGCCACAGCCCCGGAAGGCGCGTCCGGtccggggagggggggggggagCGGGAGCGACGGCGGCGGGGCGGGCTTGCGGGGGCGCCTGGCCCGGGGTGGCCGAGCCCGCGTCCGGAGGGCCCGCGCGGCCATGGCGCTCCCGCTCGCCGCGCTGCGCGTCCTGCTGGGCGGTTTCTTCGCGCTCACGGGTGCCGCCAAGCTCTCGGAGCAGCTCTCGCCTCCCACGTCGGAGCGGATG CCAGATCCCGAGAGCTACCAGGCGGCTGTGGGCTGGCTGGAACTGCTGGCTGGGTTGCTGCTGGTCCTGGGCCCACCGGTGCTGCAAGACATCAGTAACTTGCTTTTGACCCTGCTCATGATGG GGGCTCTCTTCACTTTGGTATCTCTGAAAGAGTCACTGAACACCTGCATTCCGGCCATCGTCTGCCTggggctcctgctgctgctggatATCTGCCAAGCCTTGGTCCAAACTAAGCAGGTGGTCAGAGCCACTAGGAAGACTCCAGGTGCATTCAAGGAACCCTGGGAGTAG
- the TMEM35B gene encoding transmembrane protein 35B isoform X1: MGTPRPKAGSSRNRDRREATAPEGASGPGRGGGSGSDGGGAGLRGRLARGGRARVRRARAAMALPLAALRVLLGGFFALTGAAKLSEQLSPPTSERMKALFVQFAEVFPLKVFCYQPDPESYQAAVGWLELLAGLLLVLGPPVLQDISNLLLTLLMMGALFTLVSLKESLNTCIPAIVCLGLLLLLDICQALVQTKQVVRATRKTPGAFKEPWE, encoded by the exons atggggaCGCCCCGCCCCAAGGCCGGCTCCTCCCGTAACCGGGACAGGAGGGAGGCCACAGCCCCGGAAGGCGCGTCCGGtccggggagggggggggggagCGGGAGCGACGGCGGCGGGGCGGGCTTGCGGGGGCGCCTGGCCCGGGGTGGCCGAGCCCGCGTCCGGAGGGCCCGCGCGGCCATGGCGCTCCCGCTCGCCGCGCTGCGCGTCCTGCTGGGCGGTTTCTTCGCGCTCACGGGTGCCGCCAAGCTCTCGGAGCAGCTCTCGCCTCCCACGTCGGAGCGGATG AAAGCCCTGTTCGTGCAGTTTGCTGAGGTCTTCCCACTGAAGGTGTTCTGCTACCAGCCAGATCCCGAGAGCTACCAGGCGGCTGTGGGCTGGCTGGAACTGCTGGCTGGGTTGCTGCTGGTCCTGGGCCCACCGGTGCTGCAAGACATCAGTAACTTGCTTTTGACCCTGCTCATGATGG GGGCTCTCTTCACTTTGGTATCTCTGAAAGAGTCACTGAACACCTGCATTCCGGCCATCGTCTGCCTggggctcctgctgctgctggatATCTGCCAAGCCTTGGTCCAAACTAAGCAGGTGGTCAGAGCCACTAGGAAGACTCCAGGTGCATTCAAGGAACCCTGGGAGTAG
- the LOC139078963 gene encoding platelet-activating factor receptor-like, with translation MNSSVGDLGVGGCSPWDDPARFIVVPTAYALALGLGLPANVAALAVFVRSGRRLGQALRLYLLNLALADVLFTLTLPLWLAYYLGPAHWPFPEAACRAAGAAYCAATYAAVAFAALISVCRCGAVRGPRPGVAGLLSLRRRGPARAACAAAWLAGLACAAPSLAAPRALRPGPGGATRCLEHGGARAGLAYAPVAFFAAAFLLVLAAYVSLARALAAPSGPGPVPAGPHRRAARTMVLGLLLVFALCLAPYHLLLAPWVAGQEGAADGDGGGCRAASTLDVLHTLSLALLSLNSCLDPLIYCFSVRRFRQDCWALGCRPGAGGPRPHAASLASS, from the coding sequence ATGAACAGCAGTGTTGGGGACCTGGGTGTTGGTGGCTGCAGCCCCTGGGATGACCCTGCTCGCTTCATCGTGGTGCCCACGGCCTACGCCTTGgcgctgggcctggggctgcccgcCAACGTGGCCGCGCTGGCAGTGTTCGTCCGCAGCGGCAGGCgcctgggccaggccctgcgTCTCTACCTGCTCAACCTGGCCCTGGCCGACGTGCTCTTCACGCTCACGCTGCCGCTGTGGCTCGCCTACTACCTGGGCCCGGCCCACTGGCCCTTCCCGGAGGCCGCGTGCCGCGCCGCCGGGGCTGCCTACTGCGCGGCCACCTACGCGGCCGTGGCCTTCGCGGCGCTCATCAGCGTGTGCCGCTGCGGCGCGGTGCGCGGTCCCCGGCCCGGGGTGGCCGGCCTCCTCTCGCTGCGCCGCCGGGGCCCCGCGCGCGCCGCCTGCGCCGCCGCCTGGCTGGCCGGCCTGGCCTGCGCCGCGCCCTCGCTGGCCGCCCCTCGCGCGCTGCGCCCCGGCCCGGGCGGTGCCACCCGCTGCCTCGAGCACGGCGGGGCGCGCGCCGGCCTGGCCTACGCCCCCGTGGCCTTCTTCGCCGCCGCCTTCCTGCTGGTGCTCGCGGCCTACGTGAGCCTGGCCCGGGCGCTCGCGGCGCCCTCGGGCCCGGGCCCGGTCCCCGCCGGACCGCACCGGCGCGCCGCCAGGACCATGGTGCTGGGCCTCCTGCTCGTCTTCGCCCTCTGCCTGGCGCCCTACCACTTGCTGCTGGCGCCCTGGGTGGCCGGGCAGGAGGGCGCCGCGGACGGCGACGGCGGCGGGTGCCGGGCCGCCTCCACGCTCGACGTCCTGCACACCCTCAGCCTGGCGCTGCTGAGCCTCAACAGCTGCCTGGACCCGCTCATCTACTGCTTCTCCGTGCGCCGCTTCCGCCAGGACTGCTGGGCGCTGGGCTGCCGCCCCGGGGCCGGGGGCCCCCGGCCGCACGCGGCCTCCTTGGCCTCCTCCTAG